From the genome of Spinacia oleracea cultivar Varoflay chromosome 2, BTI_SOV_V1, whole genome shotgun sequence, one region includes:
- the LOC110796251 gene encoding auxin-binding protein ABP19b-like: MDLTKILIIFPLLVSFTSATSVIDFCVADLNFPGTPAGYPCRNPASLTADDFVYSGLGVVGNTTVDHFNFHGAIATDLTFPALNGLGLSLARLDIGVGGVVPIHSHRVSEVILMIEGTIIAGFIDSNNTAYYKTLNKGDVMIFPHTLLHFQVNVGDAPALAFVSLNSANPGFQFTTTSIAANDLPTEIIQRITLFDAAQVKKLKGLFGGTN; this comes from the coding sequence ATGGACCTTACGAAAATTCTCATTATCTTCCCTCTCCTTGTTTCATTCACGTCCGCCACCAGTGTCATTGATTTTTGTGTGGCAGACTTAAACTTTCCTGGTACACCTGCAGGATATCCTTGTAGGAATCCTGCTAGCCTCACAGCGGATGACTTTGTTTATTCAGGCTTGGGTGTCGTTGGTAACACAACAGTCGACCATTTTAATTTTCATGGGGCAATAGCAACCGACCTTACTTTCCCTGCCTTGAACGGTCTAGGCCTTTCATTGGCACGGTTAGATATAGGAGTGGGTGGAGTTGTTCCGATCCACTCACACAGAGTGTCGGAAGTTATCTTGATGATTGAAGGAACGATAATTGCTGGGTTTATAGACTCAAATAACACCGCGTACTATAAGACTTTGAACAAGGGAGATGTTATGATCTTCCCACATACTTTACTTCACTTCCAAGTTAACGTGGGCGATGCTCCTGCTCTTGCATTCGTTAGCTTAAACAGCGCGAATCCTGGTTTCCAATTTACTACCACTTCTATAGCAGCAAATGACCTACCAACTGAAATAATTCAAAGGATCACTTTGTTTGATGCTGCACAGGTGAAGAAGCTAAAGGGACTCTTTGGTGGCactaattaa
- the LOC110796270 gene encoding auxin-binding protein ABP19b-like, whose protein sequence is MKDNIQTTNLHNYNLHSFSTHSSMDLTKIIIIFPLLVSFTSATSVIDFCVADFNFPVTPAGYPCRNPANLTADDFVYSGLGVPGNPLVNNFDFVGALAIDLTFPALNGLGLSLGRLDIGVGGAVPIHSHRVSEIILMIEGTIIAGFIDSNNTAYYKTLNKGDVMIFPHTLLHFQVNVGDAPALAFVSLNSANPGFQFTTTSIGANDLPTEIIQRITLFDAAQVQKLKGLFGGTN, encoded by the coding sequence ATGAAAGACAACATACAAACTACAAACTTACACAACTACAACCTACACTCATTTTCAACACATTCAAGCATGGACCTTacgaaaattattattatctTCCCTCTCCTTGTTTCATTCACGTCCGCCACCAGTGTCATTGATTTTTGTGTGGCAGACTTCAACTTTCCTGTTACACCGGCAGGATATCCTTGTAGGAATCCTGCTAACCTCACAGCGGATGACTTTGTTTATTCAGGCTTGGGTGTCCCTGGTAACCCATTAGTCAACAATTTCGATTTTGTTGGGGCATTAGCAATCGACCTTACTTTCCCTGCCTTGAACGGTTTAGGCCTTTCATTGGGACGGTTAGATATAGGAGTGGGTGGAGCTGTTCCGATCCACTCACACAGAGTGTCGGAAATTATCTTGATGATTGAAGGAACGATAATTGCTGGGTTTATAGACTCAAATAACACCGCGTACTATAAAACGTTGAACAAGGGAGATGTTATGATCTTCCCACACACTTTACTTCACTTCCAAGTTAACGTGGGCGATGCTCCTGCTCTTGCATTCGTTAGCTTAAACAGCGCGAATCCTGGTTTCCAATTTACTACCACTTCTATAGGAGCAAATGACCTACCAACTGAAATAATTCAAAGGATCACTTTGTTTGATGCTGCACAGGTGCAGAAGCTCAAGGGACTCTTTGGTGGCactaattaa